One Corynebacterium uterequi DNA segment encodes these proteins:
- a CDS encoding O-methyltransferase, translated as MTETFPAAVAAQVDYIASTAPGDADLDAAREAAEEFAIATPGVFTGQLLTTFAAGGANQSSSGAVLVTPASAVAGLYTLAGLGQRQSITCIDVEAEHHQSAKTAFRRAGYAPSRARFLPSRPVDVMGRLAANSYHLVYLDVAPLDLPAAVKAALPLLTPGGSLLIARSLLDGTIADPTRRDRDTLCVRQVDEDLLERSDVTVSRLPVDGGLTIVTRLPD; from the coding sequence GTGACAGAGACGTTTCCCGCGGCTGTGGCCGCACAGGTCGACTACATCGCCTCGACGGCCCCCGGCGACGCGGACCTCGACGCCGCCCGTGAAGCCGCCGAGGAGTTTGCCATCGCGACCCCGGGCGTGTTCACCGGGCAGCTGCTCACCACTTTCGCTGCCGGCGGGGCCAACCAGTCGTCGTCCGGAGCGGTGCTCGTGACTCCGGCCTCAGCGGTCGCCGGCCTTTACACCCTCGCCGGGCTGGGACAGCGCCAGTCCATCACGTGCATCGACGTCGAAGCCGAACACCACCAGAGCGCTAAGACTGCCTTCCGCCGTGCCGGCTACGCCCCCTCTCGGGCGCGTTTTCTCCCCTCGCGGCCGGTCGACGTTATGGGCCGGCTCGCTGCCAACTCCTATCACCTCGTCTACCTCGACGTCGCCCCCCTGGATTTGCCGGCGGCGGTCAAGGCCGCCCTCCCACTGCTCACCCCTGGCGGCAGCCTCCTCATCGCGCGCTCGCTGCTCGACGGCACCATCGCCGACCCCACCCGCCGCGACCGCGATACCCTCTGTGTTCGCCAGGTCGACGAGGACCTGCTCGAACGCAGCGACGTGACGGTCTCCCGCCTGCCGGTGGACGGAGGCCTCACCATCGTCACCCGCCTCCCCGACTAG
- the sigE gene encoding RNA polymerase sigma factor SigE, producing the protein MDSASSTTSSPGRLSGTAAFDAGVDGMPSWAEIVAEHADSVYRLAYRLTGNLHDAEDLTQETFMRVFRSLNNYRAGTFEGWIHRITTNLFLDLVRHRSTIRMEALPEDYERVAGTDMTPEQRFDVSRLDPALQAALDGLSTDFRLPVVLCDVVGMSYEEIADTLGLKMGTVRSRIHRGRSQLRATLEKAAESCADTKMLIPVSS; encoded by the coding sequence ATGGACTCAGCTTCCTCCACTACCTCAAGCCCTGGCCGTCTCAGTGGGACAGCCGCCTTCGACGCTGGCGTCGACGGGATGCCGAGCTGGGCAGAGATCGTAGCGGAGCACGCCGATAGCGTGTACCGGCTGGCCTACCGGCTCACCGGCAACCTCCACGATGCCGAGGACCTCACCCAGGAGACCTTCATGCGGGTCTTTCGGTCCCTGAACAACTACCGGGCAGGCACTTTCGAGGGCTGGATCCATCGCATCACCACCAACTTGTTCCTCGACCTGGTGCGTCACCGCTCCACCATCCGCATGGAGGCCCTGCCGGAGGACTATGAGCGGGTCGCTGGAACGGACATGACGCCGGAGCAGCGCTTCGACGTCTCCCGTTTGGACCCGGCGCTGCAAGCCGCGCTCGACGGCCTGAGTACGGACTTCCGGCTTCCCGTAGTGCTGTGCGACGTGGTGGGAATGTCCTACGAGGAAATTGCAGATACGCTGGGGCTGAAGATGGGCACGGTACGGTCCCGGATCCACCGAGGCCGCTCGCAACTACGCGCCACGCTGGAGAAAGCCGCCGAAAGTTGTGCGGATACCAAAATGCTCATCCCGGTGTCCAGCTAG
- a CDS encoding anti-sigma factor: MSDEHGLMHIARQTEKFISVEHLSHEAVAALVDKELGPAAARRAHGHLARCAECRREVVAQARAAQLLRVSNADAQVKAPQELMERLQGIAKTQPGAAEDAVRPPAHERLDVVCDALRAVWRARIKRG, translated from the coding sequence ATGAGCGACGAGCATGGCCTCATGCACATCGCGCGCCAGACCGAGAAGTTCATCTCCGTCGAGCACCTGTCCCACGAGGCCGTTGCGGCGCTCGTCGACAAGGAATTAGGCCCGGCCGCCGCCCGGCGTGCGCACGGACACCTCGCCCGGTGTGCCGAGTGTCGCCGAGAGGTGGTGGCACAAGCCCGGGCAGCGCAGCTGTTGCGGGTATCGAACGCCGACGCGCAGGTGAAGGCGCCGCAGGAGCTCATGGAGCGCCTCCAGGGAATCGCTAAGACGCAGCCCGGTGCCGCAGAAGACGCTGTTCGGCCGCCGGCACACGAGCGGCTCGACGTGGTGTGTGACGCCTTGCGGGCAGTGTGGCGGGCCCGGATCAAGCGCGGGTAG
- a CDS encoding Sec-independent protein translocase family protein has product MFDNIGWGEILVLIVLAVIIIGPERLPEVLKDIRAAVYAARRGIANARAELDGMGAEFDSLREPISQAAEWGRLGPKRAIAKALFEGDESTLDDFDPKQILAASGVDPTKESPAQAARRLRRQADAIEKAGEKAEEPPAPKPSKGSQPRKPPVRQAPPKPTGDYGAGTGFSWADIT; this is encoded by the coding sequence GTGTTTGACAATATCGGCTGGGGCGAGATCCTCGTCCTCATCGTGCTCGCGGTCATCATCATCGGACCGGAGCGCCTCCCGGAGGTTCTCAAAGACATCCGGGCGGCGGTCTATGCGGCTCGCCGCGGCATCGCCAACGCCCGTGCGGAGCTCGACGGCATGGGCGCCGAGTTCGACAGCCTCCGGGAGCCGATCTCTCAAGCAGCGGAGTGGGGCCGCCTCGGGCCCAAGCGTGCCATCGCCAAGGCCCTCTTCGAGGGCGACGAGTCCACGCTGGACGATTTCGATCCGAAGCAGATCCTCGCCGCCTCCGGAGTGGACCCCACCAAGGAAAGCCCCGCCCAGGCCGCTCGACGCCTGCGACGCCAGGCCGACGCCATCGAGAAGGCGGGAGAGAAAGCCGAAGAACCTCCCGCTCCTAAGCCGTCGAAGGGCAGCCAGCCGCGCAAACCCCCGGTTCGCCAGGCCCCGCCGAAGCCCACCGGCGATTACGGCGCCGGCACCGGCTTCTCCTGGGCGGATATCACCTAG
- a CDS encoding Mrp/NBP35 family ATP-binding protein — protein MVMAISESQVRAALARVDDPEIGKPITELGMVKSVSITGNDVSVELYLTVAGCPMRNTIEANTRLVLEEIEGIGTVTVAMDVMSDDQRRTLRQQLRGDVDEPIIPFAQPDSRTRVYAIASGKGGVGKSSMTVNLAAALADRGLKVGVLDADIYGHSVPGLLGSDQRPTAVDDMILPPVSHGIKHISIGHFIDGNAPVVWRGPMLHRAIQQFLGDVFWGDLDVLLLDLPPGTGDVALSVAQLVPNAELLIVTTPQAAAAEVAERAGSIAQQTRQRVFGVVENMSAMVLEDGTVLDVFGSGGGERVAERLSTLTGGPVPLLGQVPLDPSVRVHGDEGTPAVLARPDSPASQAIRGIADALAVRRDSLAGKHLGLGVRTQN, from the coding sequence ATGGTTATGGCTATTTCCGAATCACAAGTCCGCGCCGCTCTCGCCCGGGTCGACGACCCCGAGATCGGTAAACCCATCACCGAGCTGGGGATGGTGAAGTCTGTCAGCATCACCGGCAACGACGTCTCCGTGGAGCTCTACCTCACCGTCGCCGGCTGCCCCATGCGCAACACCATCGAGGCGAACACCCGCCTCGTGTTGGAGGAGATCGAAGGCATCGGCACGGTCACCGTCGCCATGGATGTGATGAGCGACGACCAGCGCCGGACGCTGCGGCAGCAGCTGCGAGGCGACGTCGACGAACCGATCATTCCCTTCGCTCAGCCGGACTCGCGGACGCGCGTATACGCCATCGCCTCCGGCAAGGGCGGGGTCGGTAAGTCCTCCATGACGGTCAACCTCGCCGCCGCACTGGCTGACAGGGGCCTCAAGGTCGGCGTCCTCGACGCCGACATTTACGGCCACTCGGTCCCCGGCCTGCTAGGTTCCGATCAACGCCCCACCGCCGTCGACGACATGATTCTCCCGCCGGTCAGCCACGGAATTAAGCACATCTCCATCGGCCACTTCATCGACGGCAATGCCCCCGTCGTGTGGCGTGGTCCGATGCTGCATCGCGCGATTCAGCAATTCCTCGGCGACGTATTCTGGGGAGACCTCGACGTGCTCCTGCTCGACCTGCCCCCGGGCACCGGCGATGTCGCCCTGTCCGTGGCCCAGCTGGTGCCCAATGCTGAGCTTCTCATCGTCACCACCCCGCAGGCGGCGGCCGCCGAGGTCGCCGAGCGCGCCGGCTCCATTGCCCAGCAAACCCGGCAGCGAGTTTTCGGCGTGGTGGAGAACATGTCCGCGATGGTGCTCGAAGACGGTACCGTCCTCGACGTTTTCGGTTCCGGCGGCGGCGAACGCGTCGCCGAGCGCCTCAGCACGCTGACCGGCGGGCCGGTCCCACTGCTCGGCCAGGTTCCCCTCGACCCCTCGGTGCGCGTGCACGGCGATGAGGGGACGCCGGCCGTCCTTGCCCGCCCGGATTCTCCCGCATCGCAGGCCATCCGGGGTATCGCCGACGCCCTCGCGGTGCGTCGCGACTCGCTCGCCGGAAAGCATCTCGGACTCGGGGTCCGTACCCAGAACTAG
- a CDS encoding DUF1003 domain-containing protein: MADSLQPSRSALDTPVSARRKRLIAIDDETVGAYAERVARFFGTGRYLLWQTLIVIVWIGLNIGGLAWSWDPYPFILLNLAFSTQAAYAAPLILLAQNRQEDRDRVTLAADRRRDELTKADTEFLAREIAHVRLALGDTVTRDYLRRELEDMRTLMERIEAKLDDAAADENRSARDLHDPIQGELHSDRDRPHR, translated from the coding sequence GTGGCTGATTCCCTGCAGCCTTCCCGCTCGGCTCTTGATACCCCGGTCAGCGCTCGCCGCAAGCGCCTCATCGCGATCGACGACGAAACCGTCGGCGCCTACGCCGAGCGCGTCGCACGTTTCTTCGGCACCGGACGTTACCTGCTGTGGCAGACCCTCATCGTCATCGTCTGGATCGGGTTGAACATCGGGGGTCTGGCGTGGAGCTGGGACCCCTACCCCTTCATCCTGCTGAACCTGGCGTTTTCGACCCAAGCGGCCTACGCTGCACCCCTGATTCTGCTGGCCCAGAACCGGCAGGAGGATCGTGACCGGGTGACCCTGGCCGCTGATAGGCGCCGCGACGAGCTCACGAAGGCGGACACCGAGTTCCTGGCTCGGGAAATCGCCCACGTACGGCTCGCCCTCGGAGACACCGTGACCCGCGACTACCTTCGCCGCGAGCTGGAGGACATGCGCACGCTCATGGAACGCATCGAGGCGAAGCTCGACGACGCCGCCGCCGACGAGAACCGCTCCGCGCGCGACCTCCACGACCCAATTCAGGGTGAGCTTCATAGTGACCGGGATCGGCCCCATCGCTAG
- a CDS encoding magnesium transporter MgtE N-terminal domain-containing protein produces MSAVNRVYAGRLAGLQVRGPDFAVIGRVRDVVVSIRPAGVSRALGLVVELFNKRRIFVPMLRIAAIEPSDITLVTGTVSMRTFQTRTAELTILGDLVGSKVVTDDPDYPHLQGKAVEIADIELERTRTRDWVISSAAVFATRPKFGRSPQLTTIPWKHIGGVSASGVGASSPLAETIAAFDDMRPADIASFIHELSPVRRNQIARELDDERLADVMAELPDDYQAELLEALDIERAADILEEMDPDDAADILQELPDTKAEVLLELMEPEESAPVRRLMAFEDNTVGAMMNPEPLVLTPQTTVAEALALARDPDIPTSLASLIFVVRPPTATPTGTYLGSVHLQKLLREPPSALIGGILDPDLPPLYANDSEETAARYFATYNLVCGPVLDADSHLLGAVAVDDLLDHLLPEDWRETGIRPDADLAPTQEVTRG; encoded by the coding sequence ATGAGTGCTGTCAATCGCGTCTACGCGGGCCGACTCGCCGGTCTGCAGGTCCGGGGTCCTGATTTTGCGGTGATCGGTCGGGTCCGCGACGTGGTGGTCAGTATCCGCCCGGCTGGTGTCTCGCGGGCGTTGGGACTGGTGGTGGAGCTGTTCAACAAGCGTCGCATCTTCGTGCCCATGCTGCGGATTGCCGCCATCGAACCGAGCGATATCACGCTGGTCACCGGTACCGTGTCGATGCGCACGTTCCAGACTCGGACTGCGGAATTAACGATCCTGGGCGACCTCGTCGGCTCCAAGGTGGTCACGGACGATCCTGATTATCCGCACCTGCAGGGCAAAGCCGTCGAGATCGCCGACATTGAATTGGAACGAACCCGCACCCGGGACTGGGTGATCTCTTCGGCAGCGGTGTTCGCTACCCGGCCCAAGTTCGGCCGTTCGCCGCAGCTGACCACCATCCCGTGGAAGCACATCGGCGGTGTGTCCGCCTCCGGCGTCGGGGCGTCGTCCCCGCTGGCAGAGACCATCGCGGCCTTCGACGACATGCGCCCGGCGGACATCGCCAGCTTCATTCACGAGCTCTCGCCGGTCAGACGCAACCAGATTGCCCGCGAGCTTGACGACGAGCGTCTGGCCGACGTCATGGCCGAGCTGCCCGACGACTACCAGGCGGAGCTGCTGGAGGCCCTCGACATCGAACGCGCCGCGGACATTCTCGAAGAGATGGACCCCGACGACGCGGCGGACATTCTCCAGGAGCTTCCCGATACTAAGGCCGAGGTGCTGCTGGAGCTCATGGAACCGGAGGAGTCCGCACCGGTGCGCCGCCTCATGGCGTTCGAGGACAACACTGTCGGCGCCATGATGAACCCGGAGCCGCTCGTGCTCACCCCGCAGACGACCGTCGCCGAAGCCTTGGCGTTGGCCCGCGATCCCGATATTCCCACCTCCCTGGCGTCGTTGATCTTTGTGGTTCGTCCGCCCACCGCCACCCCGACGGGCACGTATTTGGGCAGCGTCCATCTTCAGAAGCTGCTGCGAGAGCCGCCGAGCGCGCTCATTGGCGGCATCCTTGATCCTGACCTGCCGCCGCTTTACGCCAATGACTCTGAGGAGACCGCCGCCCGTTACTTCGCCACCTACAACCTCGTGTGCGGACCGGTGCTAGACGCCGATAGCCACCTGCTGGGCGCCGTCGCGGTCGATGACCTCCTCGATCATCTCTTGCCCGAGGACTGGCGCGAAACCGGCATCCGTCCCGACGCCGACTTGGCCCCCACCCAGGAGGTGACCCGTGGCTGA
- a CDS encoding general stress protein has translation MSTVQKDPRRELRRRPSGWPVASFGTYLEAQSAVDALSDHEFPVHSLTIVGVDLMEVEQVTGRLTWGKVILGGLASGAWMGLFFGLLFGILSVGPMIVGLLWGIAIGAIFGVIFAAVSYGLTGGARDFTSQTAIVAGRYDILADPEHAERARDFLAARQGGAAGEPAPADED, from the coding sequence ATGAGCACTGTTCAGAAGGACCCCCGACGAGAACTTCGCCGCCGCCCTTCCGGCTGGCCAGTCGCCAGCTTCGGCACCTACCTGGAGGCGCAGTCGGCCGTCGACGCCCTGTCGGACCACGAGTTTCCCGTCCACTCGCTGACCATCGTCGGCGTCGACCTCATGGAAGTAGAACAGGTCACCGGCCGCCTGACCTGGGGAAAGGTTATCCTTGGCGGGCTTGCCTCCGGCGCGTGGATGGGCCTGTTTTTCGGCCTGCTTTTCGGCATATTGTCCGTCGGCCCGATGATCGTGGGCCTGCTGTGGGGCATCGCCATCGGCGCAATCTTCGGCGTCATCTTCGCGGCGGTGTCCTACGGGCTGACTGGCGGAGCGAGGGACTTTACCTCCCAGACCGCGATCGTGGCCGGGCGTTACGACATCCTCGCCGATCCTGAGCACGCGGAGCGCGCGCGTGACTTCCTCGCCGCTCGCCAGGGCGGGGCCGCCGGCGAACCGGCACCGGCCGACGAGGACTAA
- a CDS encoding type 2 periplasmic-binding domain-containing protein, which translates to MSFSPLRLVGLAVVAAACVSVSACLDAGGTPEIVVGVAAGQPDQAVLGELIARQLAGRDAATVRVDAVEAAGGEDMIDHLSAGTIDVAVICTGETLAQLNPQAASTAAANLHNSVAAENRPGPVELTYDATLASLPGGIGVTDSVGGEGCRSADGPLPNNVLPVFRSSRIDRDLWWSLDLLAERLDTVTLQKLSAAVDAGASPAQVADEFYRAALVDEAFEEQAREFAEHPRWL; encoded by the coding sequence ATGAGCTTCTCCCCGCTCCGGCTAGTCGGGCTGGCCGTGGTCGCCGCTGCGTGCGTGAGCGTGTCCGCCTGCCTAGACGCCGGCGGCACGCCGGAGATCGTGGTGGGAGTAGCCGCCGGACAACCCGATCAAGCCGTGCTCGGCGAGTTGATTGCCCGGCAACTAGCCGGTCGAGACGCCGCCACGGTGCGCGTCGACGCCGTCGAGGCGGCCGGGGGAGAAGACATGATCGACCACTTATCCGCCGGGACGATCGATGTGGCCGTCATCTGCACCGGCGAGACTCTCGCGCAGCTCAACCCGCAGGCCGCCAGCACGGCGGCAGCTAACCTTCACAATTCGGTAGCGGCGGAGAACCGGCCCGGCCCGGTGGAGCTGACCTATGACGCGACGCTCGCGTCGCTTCCTGGAGGCATCGGGGTGACCGATAGCGTCGGCGGTGAGGGATGCCGCAGCGCCGACGGCCCATTGCCGAATAACGTTCTGCCGGTATTCCGCAGCTCCCGCATCGATCGTGACCTGTGGTGGTCGCTCGATCTCCTCGCCGAGCGCCTGGACACCGTCACCCTCCAGAAGCTGTCCGCCGCCGTCGACGCGGGAGCCTCACCGGCACAGGTCGCCGATGAGTTCTACCGAGCCGCGCTCGTCGACGAAGCCTTCGAAGAGCAAGCCCGCGAGTTCGCTGAACATCCCCGCTGGCTCTAA
- a CDS encoding multifunctional oxoglutarate decarboxylase/oxoglutarate dehydrogenase thiamine pyrophosphate-binding subunit/dihydrolipoyllysine-residue succinyltransferase subunit, which translates to MSSVNSFGQNQWLVDDMYQQFKKDPSSVGPEWRELFEAEGAPNSVASKPAGTTTTTPVQKPESAKTSAKPASAPSAPSTASQPHEAQQVAEEKAKKAEKPARKAKPSPMDLAKDAPKPGSALIKGMFKAIAKNMDESLEIPTATTVRDMPVKLMWENRSMINEHLKRTTGGKVSFTHIIGYALIRATLNHPDMNASYELDDKGKPHKVTPEHINLGLAIDLPQKDGSRALVVAAIKECENKSFKEFLTGYEDIVDRARLGKLGLEDYQGVTLSLTNPGGIGTRHSIPRLTKGQGTIVGVGSMDYPAEFAGASPDRLAEMGIGRLLTLTSTYDHRVIQGAESGEFLRTISQLLVDNKFWDHIFDSLEIPYAPMRWAQDLPNTGIDKNTRVAQLIEAYRSRGHLIADSNPLRWQQPGLPIPDHRDLDLATHGLTLWDLDRSFNVGGFAGRETMTLREVMKVLRNAYTQKVGTEYTHILDRDEREWLRDRLEAGMPKPTNPEQKYILQKLNAADAFENFLQTKYVGQKRFSLEGAESLIPLMDAVIDTAAGQGLDEVVIGMPHRGRLNVLFNIVGKPLSDIFNEFEGRMVGGQTGGSGDVKYHLGAEGQHLQMFGDGEIKVTLTANPSHLEAVDPVMVGLARAKQDLIDKGQDGYTVVPLMLHGDASFAGLGVVQETINLSKLRGYAVGGTIHVVVNNQVGFTTTPDSGRSTYYATDLAKGFDAPVFHVNGDDPEAVVWVAQLATEYRRRFGKDVFIDLIAYRRRGHNEADDPTMTQPELYELINNRKSVRAKYTEELVGRHDLSQSDAEAAERDFHDQMESVFQDVKEAGKATAEKQTGIAGSQELSTGLDTSVSIATLDAIGQAYANPPEGFAYHKRVKPVAKKRAEAVRKGGIDWAWAELLAFGSLAAEGKLVRLAGEDTRRGTFTQRHAVAFDPETGAEYNPLHEVAQETGNGGKFMVYNSALTEYAGMGFEYGYSVGNLDAVVAWEAQFGDFANGAQTIIDEYISSGEAKWGQLSNLILLLPHGYEGQGPDHSSARIERFLQLAAEGSYTVAQPTVPANYFHLLRRHALGTMRRPLIVFTPKSMLRNKDAVSHPSEFTDVKKFHSVINDPRLVDYTGKAVGDVEKVTTLLLCSGKIYYELEKKRAALGREDIAIVRLEMIHPLPFNRLRDAFDSFPNLEEIRYVQDEPANQGAWPFVNERIQEFLPELPRLKRVSRRAQSSTATGISKVHQAEQEQLLKEAFAD; encoded by the coding sequence GTGAGCAGCGTCAACTCTTTCGGTCAAAACCAATGGCTGGTGGACGATATGTATCAGCAGTTCAAGAAGGACCCCTCCTCGGTCGGGCCGGAGTGGCGGGAGCTCTTCGAGGCCGAGGGAGCTCCGAACTCCGTCGCTTCCAAGCCCGCGGGCACCACTACAACCACCCCGGTACAGAAGCCAGAATCCGCGAAGACGTCAGCTAAGCCAGCCTCTGCTCCCTCCGCACCCTCGACCGCCTCGCAGCCTCACGAGGCTCAGCAGGTAGCTGAGGAGAAGGCGAAGAAGGCCGAGAAACCCGCCCGGAAGGCCAAGCCTTCCCCCATGGATCTGGCGAAGGACGCCCCGAAGCCGGGTTCGGCGCTCATCAAGGGCATGTTTAAGGCCATCGCGAAAAACATGGATGAGTCGCTGGAAATCCCCACCGCCACCACCGTGCGCGACATGCCGGTGAAGCTGATGTGGGAGAACCGCTCGATGATCAACGAGCACCTCAAGCGCACCACGGGCGGCAAGGTCTCCTTCACCCACATCATCGGCTACGCGCTTATCCGGGCAACGCTCAACCACCCGGATATGAACGCCTCTTACGAGCTTGATGACAAGGGTAAGCCGCACAAGGTCACACCCGAGCACATCAACCTGGGCCTTGCTATCGACTTGCCGCAGAAGGACGGCTCGCGGGCGCTCGTCGTCGCTGCCATCAAGGAGTGCGAGAACAAGTCCTTCAAGGAGTTCCTCACCGGCTACGAGGACATCGTCGACCGCGCTCGGCTGGGCAAACTAGGGCTGGAAGACTACCAGGGGGTGACCCTGTCGCTAACGAACCCGGGCGGCATCGGTACCCGGCACTCCATCCCCCGCCTAACTAAGGGCCAAGGCACCATCGTGGGCGTTGGCTCCATGGACTACCCGGCGGAGTTCGCCGGCGCCTCCCCCGACCGGCTGGCAGAGATGGGCATCGGCCGGCTACTCACGCTGACCTCGACCTACGATCACCGCGTGATTCAGGGCGCGGAATCCGGTGAGTTCCTGCGCACCATCTCTCAACTGCTCGTTGATAACAAGTTCTGGGATCACATCTTCGACTCCCTTGAGATTCCCTACGCTCCTATGCGCTGGGCGCAGGATCTGCCCAACACCGGTATCGACAAGAACACTCGGGTGGCCCAACTCATCGAGGCCTACCGTTCTCGCGGACACCTCATCGCGGACTCGAATCCGCTGCGCTGGCAGCAGCCGGGTCTGCCTATCCCGGATCACCGCGACCTGGACCTGGCGACCCACGGGCTGACGCTGTGGGACCTGGATCGTTCCTTCAACGTCGGTGGTTTCGCCGGCCGCGAGACCATGACCCTCCGCGAGGTTATGAAGGTGCTGCGCAATGCCTACACCCAGAAGGTGGGCACGGAGTACACCCACATCCTGGACCGGGATGAGCGCGAGTGGCTGCGGGATCGGCTGGAGGCCGGAATGCCCAAGCCGACGAACCCGGAGCAGAAGTACATCCTGCAAAAGCTCAACGCCGCCGATGCCTTCGAGAACTTCCTGCAAACAAAGTACGTGGGTCAAAAGCGCTTCTCCCTCGAAGGCGCCGAAAGCCTCATCCCGCTCATGGACGCAGTCATCGATACCGCCGCTGGGCAGGGCCTCGACGAAGTGGTCATCGGCATGCCGCACCGCGGCCGCCTCAACGTCCTGTTCAACATCGTTGGCAAGCCGCTGAGCGACATCTTCAACGAGTTCGAAGGCCGAATGGTCGGTGGCCAGACCGGCGGTTCGGGCGACGTGAAGTACCACCTCGGCGCTGAAGGTCAGCATCTGCAGATGTTCGGCGACGGTGAGATCAAGGTCACCTTGACTGCTAACCCGTCGCACCTGGAGGCTGTGGATCCGGTCATGGTGGGGCTGGCCCGCGCGAAGCAAGACCTCATCGATAAGGGCCAGGACGGCTACACCGTGGTGCCGCTCATGCTGCACGGCGACGCCTCCTTCGCCGGCCTCGGCGTGGTCCAGGAGACCATCAACCTGTCGAAGCTTCGTGGTTACGCCGTGGGTGGCACCATCCACGTAGTCGTCAACAACCAGGTGGGCTTCACCACCACCCCTGATTCGGGACGGTCTACCTATTACGCCACGGACCTGGCCAAGGGCTTCGACGCGCCGGTGTTCCATGTCAATGGCGACGATCCCGAGGCGGTCGTGTGGGTTGCTCAGTTGGCGACTGAGTACCGCCGGCGTTTCGGCAAGGATGTCTTCATCGACTTGATTGCCTACCGTCGACGCGGCCACAACGAGGCCGACGACCCGACGATGACGCAGCCGGAACTCTACGAGCTCATCAACAACCGCAAATCGGTTCGCGCCAAGTACACCGAGGAGCTCGTCGGCCGTCACGATCTGTCCCAGTCGGACGCCGAGGCCGCCGAGCGCGACTTCCATGACCAGATGGAGTCCGTATTCCAAGACGTCAAGGAGGCCGGCAAGGCCACGGCTGAGAAGCAGACCGGCATCGCCGGTTCGCAGGAGCTATCGACAGGCCTCGACACGTCCGTGTCCATTGCTACCTTGGACGCTATCGGGCAGGCTTATGCCAACCCGCCGGAGGGATTCGCCTATCACAAGCGTGTCAAGCCGGTGGCGAAGAAGCGCGCCGAGGCAGTCCGCAAGGGCGGTATCGACTGGGCGTGGGCAGAGTTGCTCGCCTTCGGCTCCCTGGCAGCGGAGGGCAAGCTCGTCCGCCTGGCCGGTGAGGACACGCGCCGCGGCACCTTCACTCAGCGCCACGCGGTCGCCTTCGACCCGGAGACCGGAGCCGAGTACAACCCGCTGCACGAGGTGGCCCAGGAGACCGGCAACGGCGGCAAGTTCATGGTGTACAACTCGGCGCTCACCGAGTACGCGGGCATGGGCTTCGAGTACGGCTATTCGGTGGGCAACCTTGATGCCGTCGTCGCCTGGGAGGCACAGTTCGGCGACTTCGCCAACGGCGCCCAGACGATCATCGATGAGTACATTTCCTCCGGCGAGGCGAAATGGGGTCAGCTTTCCAACCTGATTCTGCTGCTCCCCCACGGTTACGAAGGCCAGGGGCCGGACCACTCCTCCGCCCGCATCGAACGCTTCCTCCAATTGGCAGCCGAAGGATCCTACACCGTCGCCCAGCCGACGGTCCCGGCGAACTACTTCCACCTGCTGCGCCGCCACGCACTGGGTACGATGCGTCGCCCGCTCATCGTTTTCACCCCGAAGTCGATGCTGCGAAACAAGGACGCCGTGTCCCATCCGTCGGAATTCACGGATGTGAAGAAGTTCCACTCGGTTATCAACGACCCGCGCCTGGTGGACTACACCGGCAAGGCGGTCGGCGACGTCGAAAAGGTCACGACACTGCTGCTGTGCTCGGGCAAGATCTACTACGAGCTGGAGAAGAAGCGTGCCGCACTCGGCCGCGAGGACATTGCGATCGTTCGCTTGGAGATGATCCACCCGCTGCCGTTCAACCGGCTGCGGGACGCGTTCGATTCCTTCCCGAACCTTGAAGAGATCCGCTACGTCCAGGATGAGCCGGCCAACCAGGGTGCCTGGCCGTTCGTCAACGAGCGCATTCAGGAGTTCCTACCGGAGCTGCCCCGCCTCAAGCGGGTGTCCCGCCGCGCCCAGTCCTCCACCGCGACAGGCATCTCCAAGGTGCACCAGGCTGAGCAAGAGCAGCTGCTCAAGGAAGCCTTCGCCGACTAA